A stretch of Aerococcus christensenii DNA encodes these proteins:
- a CDS encoding ABC transporter ATP-binding protein: MIIEAHEVVKRYSELVALDHLSLQVNKGEIYGLLGPNGSGKTTFIYCLLTLLKRESGEIRLFGEEMEPHRYDLKARVGLVPQQIGVYQELTVQENIDYFCGLYIQDKSLRKKYVEEAMAFVELQDFAKFRPKKLSGGLLRRLNLACGIAHKPELLILDEPTVAVDPQSRQYILDGIKNLAEQGVTVLYTTHYMEEVEQICDRLTIMDSGRELVSGTVDDLKGMSRVGESVTAEVMSLSQAFVDHLNTWSAVSDWNYQDFILTVRFIKGKSQLMALLDAFEKFQINLLHLTVKRPSLNDVFLELTGRELRDHV, encoded by the coding sequence ATGATTATTGAGGCCCATGAGGTGGTTAAACGCTACAGTGAATTAGTTGCTTTAGATCATCTGAGTTTGCAGGTGAATAAGGGAGAAATTTATGGTTTGTTAGGCCCTAATGGCTCAGGAAAGACGACGTTTATCTATTGTTTATTGACCTTACTGAAGCGAGAAAGCGGAGAAATTCGCCTTTTTGGAGAAGAGATGGAACCTCATCGGTATGATTTGAAAGCAAGAGTAGGCTTAGTGCCCCAGCAGATCGGCGTCTATCAAGAGCTAACGGTTCAAGAAAATATTGACTATTTTTGTGGACTCTATATTCAGGACAAAAGTTTGCGTAAGAAATATGTGGAAGAAGCGATGGCTTTTGTTGAATTGCAGGATTTTGCGAAGTTTCGTCCGAAAAAACTTTCTGGAGGGCTTCTTCGTCGATTAAATTTAGCTTGTGGAATTGCGCATAAGCCAGAGCTTTTGATTTTAGATGAGCCGACAGTGGCGGTGGATCCTCAATCTCGCCAATATATTCTGGATGGTATTAAAAATTTAGCCGAGCAGGGCGTTACGGTTCTGTATACAACCCACTACATGGAAGAAGTAGAACAAATTTGTGATCGCTTGACGATTATGGATAGCGGGAGAGAATTGGTGAGTGGGACGGTTGACGATCTCAAAGGGATGTCTCGAGTAGGAGAGTCTGTTACAGCTGAAGTGATGAGTTTGTCTCAAGCTTTTGTGGACCATCTCAACACTTGGTCAGCAGTGAGTGATTGGAATTATCAAGATTTTATTCTGACGGTTCGCTTTATCAAAGGGAAGAGTCAGTTGATGGCCTTATTGGATGCTTTTGAAAAATTCCAGATTAATTTGTTACATTTGACCGTGAAGAGGCCGAGTCTGAATGATGTCTTCCTAGAGCTGACAGGAAGGGAGTTGAGGGATCATGTTTAA
- a CDS encoding FIVAR domain-containing protein, whose product MHAKMMLLSGSIHDKAETLESVDYKKANQIRQKPYDEAVQKTENLLDMEKGENKTAEEVEQLKQEIETTKKALDGQERGEFFASSEDDICHVKR is encoded by the coding sequence TTGCATGCTAAAATGATGCTTTTATCAGGAAGCATTCATGATAAGGCTGAAACGTTAGAATCAGTTGATTATAAAAAAGCTAATCAAATTAGACAAAAACCTTATGATGAAGCTGTTCAAAAGACTGAAAATCTTCTCGATATGGAGAAAGGTGAAAATAAAACTGCCGAAGAAGTTGAACAACTCAAACAGGAAATAGAGACAACCAAAAAAGCTTTAGATGGTCAAGAACGTGGGGAATTTTTTGCTTCCTCAGAAGATGACATTTGTCATGTGAAGAGATGA
- a CDS encoding YSIRK-type signal peptide-containing protein (The YSIRK form of extended signal peptide directs nascent proteins to the cross-wall site, while signal peptides lacking YSIRK direct proteins instead to the cell pole. A large fraction of YSIRK proteins are surface proteins anchored by sortase-mediated processing of a C-terminal LPXTG motif.), with product MLNSNPEKKFCYSIRKYSIGVVSVAVAACFLAGPKALAAEVKPATSTPTATQEKDKKGEDKG from the coding sequence ATGTTAAACTCAAATCCTGAAAAGAAATTTTGTTATTCTATCCGAAAATATAGCATAGGTGTGGTCAGCGTTGCTGTCGCAGCCTGCTTCCTTGCAGGGCCAAAAGCACTTGCTGCAGAAGTAAAACCTGCTACTTCAACGCCAACAGCTACCCAAGAAAAAGATAAGAAGGGTGAAGATAAAGGATAA